The Dethiosulfovibrio salsuginis genome contains a region encoding:
- a CDS encoding GNAT family N-acetyltransferase has protein sequence MYFKKMIGKKCYLSTIDLDDAPAFTGWMSDYDVTKYLAEAPSCYPLQAEREALDRLSREHNYCIVDLETDSLLGICGFMNLNHLNQTAEVGIFIGNKDYWGRGYGGEALSLLVKYGFDVLNLNNIMLEVVSFNGRAIRCYERIGFKTFGVRREAVLREGRRHDKVYMEMTRSDFNDN, from the coding sequence TTGTACTTTAAGAAAATGATCGGGAAAAAATGTTATCTGTCCACCATAGACCTGGACGACGCCCCTGCCTTCACCGGCTGGATGAGTGACTACGACGTGACAAAATACCTGGCCGAGGCTCCGTCGTGCTATCCTCTCCAGGCTGAGAGGGAGGCCCTGGACCGGCTGTCTCGGGAGCACAACTACTGTATCGTCGACCTTGAGACCGACTCCCTCCTGGGGATATGCGGTTTTATGAACCTGAACCACCTCAACCAGACCGCCGAGGTGGGCATATTCATAGGCAACAAGGACTATTGGGGCAGAGGGTACGGAGGGGAGGCCCTGTCTTTGTTGGTCAAGTACGGCTTCGACGTTTTAAACCTCAATAACATAATGCTTGAGGTGGTGTCCTTCAACGGTAGGGCGATAAGGTGCTACGAGAGAATAGGCTTTAAGACCTTCGGCGTCAGAAGGGAAGCGGTCCTAAGGGAGGGCAGAAGACACGACAAGGTCTATATGGAGATGACTCGGTCGGACTTCAACGATAACTAG